A section of the Capra hircus breed San Clemente chromosome 23, ASM170441v1, whole genome shotgun sequence genome encodes:
- the LOC102179758 gene encoding histone H2B type 1-N: MPEPSKSAPAPKKGSKKAVTKAQKKDGKKRKRSRKESYSVYVYKVLKQVHPDTGISSKAMGIMNSFVNDIFERIAGEASRLAHYNKRSTITSREIQTAVRLLLPGELAKHAVSEGTKAVTKYTSSK; encoded by the coding sequence ATGCCTGAACCATCTAAGTCCGCTCCGGCCCCGAAGAAGGGCTCCAAGAAGGCGGTGACCAAGGCGCAGAAGAAGGACGGCAAGAAGCGCAAGCGCAGCCGCAAGGAGAGCTACTCCGTGTACGTGTACAAGGTGCTGAAGCAGGTCCACCCGGACACCGGCATCTCGTCCAAGGCCATGGGCATCATGAATTCGTTCGTGAACGACATTTTCGAGCGCATCGCGGGCGAGGCGTCGCGCCTGGCTCATTACAACAAGCGCTCGACCATCACATCCAGGGAGATCCAGACGGCCGTGCGCCTCCTGCTTCCCGGAGAGCTGGCCAAGCACGCCGTGTCTGAGGGCACCAAGGCCGTCACCAAGTACACCAGCTCTAAGTGA
- the LOC102180034 gene encoding histone H2A type 1-D, producing MSGRGKQGGKARAKAKTRSSRAGLQFPVGRVHRLLRKGNYSERVGAGAPVYLAAVLEYLTAEILELAGNAARDNKKTRIIPRHLQLAIRNDEELNKLLGKVTIAQGGVLPNIQAVLLPKKTESHHKAKGK from the coding sequence ATGTCTGGTCGTGGCAAGCAAGGAGGCAAAGCTCGTGCAAAAGCCAAGACCCGCTCCTCGCGGGCCGGGCTCCAGTTCCCCGTGGGCCGAGTGCACCGCCTTCTCCGCAAGGGTAACTACTCCGAGCGGGTCGGGGCCGGGGCCCCGGTGTATCTGGCGGCGGTGCTGGAATACCTGACAGCCGAGATCTTGGAGCTGGCGGGCAACGCGGCCCGGGACAACAAGAAGACGCGCATCATCCCGCGTCACCTGCAGCTGGCCATCCGCAACGACGAGGAGCTCAACAAACTGCTGGGTAAAGTCACCATCGCTCAGGGTGGTGTCCTGCCCAACATCCAGGCGGTACTGCTGCCCAAGAAGACCGAGAGCCACCATAAGGCCAAGGGCAAGTAA